Part of the Bacteroidota bacterium genome, AAGCAACGTACTCGCCTTTGTTGATGACAAGGTTTACGCCTTTAAGTGCATGCACTTGCTCTTGCCCCACGGTGAAGGTCTTGGTGATTTCGGATATTTGTATAATAGGAGTCAAGGTAGTGGTTAATTGTTAAGGAGGGCAAATATAATATGAAAATGGGATTCAGGATTCAGGATTTGGGGGCTGACGCAGATATTATATAGGATAGTTTTGAGAGACAATTCTCCACATCGGTCGAATTTGCAATTCGTCCATCCTCTTATAGCGTTTGCAACGCGATGCAAAATCTAATATACCATTTCACTAGTGTCAGAGACGCAATAGGAATTCGAACAAATCACATTCGCCGTGGCGAATGCCCGATTGCTTACGCTAGATTCAGCTACCAACTATCATACCCCGGCACCCCATCCAAAAAAGTATATCCACCATCATTATTAAATGCACAACAAAAATGCTGTAGGCCATTGCTCACACATAAATAAGTAACGGGCAACTGTGTGCGGTAGCGGGCTGCTTGTTCAAATGTTTCGCGGCTTATCGGTATTGAGGGGGCTTTGCACTCAAGCAATAATGTGGGTAGTCCTTTATTATTATACACCACCACATCGGCACGTTTTTGCAAGCGGCCCAGTTT contains:
- a CDS encoding type I restriction enzyme HsdR N-terminal domain-containing protein, whose protein sequence is MKLNLPEYQFELKSVTGGQKKLIYDTIRKKFIPLTPEEWVRQHWLHYMIEELKVPAALIAVEAGLKLGRLQKRADVVVYNNKGLPTLLLECKAPSIPISRETFEQAARYRTQLPVTYLCVSNGLQHFCCAFNNDGGYTFLDGVPGYDSW